GATCGAAAGCCGCCAGTTACGTTTGACACACGTTTCGATGCACAGGGCGGTCGCCCGGGCTTTCTGGCTAATCGGTTGCAGCGCAATGCTGACGTCCGGTTTCAGGGAAACGCCGTTCAGCAACTGGTCGAGCTGTGCAATATCTTTCTCGGTGCCGACCGGATGTTTGATCTCATCGGCGCGCATTAAGGCCGAAGGAAGGACCGGCAGTTTGGCTTTCATATTGATTTTCGGAGACACCGTGACCCAGGTGTTTTCAGTCGCCAGAACTTCAGAGGTGCCGCTGGTTTCAATCTGACAGCGGAATCCGGCTTGCTCCAGCGCTGCGGTCAGCGGTTGCAGGTCATAGATACATGGCTCCCCCCCGGTGATCACTACGTGACGAGCAGTATATCCTTGATCGTGAAGTAATTTTACCACGCCTTGTGCGTCAAGATTGGTCCAGAGCGGCGAGTCGGAGGTCTTGGCCATCACTTGATCTAAGGTTGTGTGATCCTGTGGCTCCGCCGTCCAGGTTTGCTTGGTATCGCACCATGCACAGCCAACCGGGCACACTTGCAAACGGACGAAAATGGCAGGAACCCCGGTAAATACACCTTCACCCTGAATGGTTTCAAAGACTTCGTTAATTTTGTACACCGCTAACCTCGTGGCGAATCAAATCTATCACTATGGTGCTCTTTTGAGCAGCAGAGCATTATCCCAAAACTGATGGCCCTTGTCTCGGCTGGGGAGGATTTATTTGTAAAATAACAACAGCGCCTGCAGGCTGACTGGGCAAAGGACACAGTTCACAGTAGCCATCGGGCATTCATCGTGATGAGTATCACGTCCTGGACACAAGCGGCTTCACAATTACTTCGCAAAGTAAAAAAATTAATCCACCACGATTTTTATTGCTATTTTGTTCCGGAGTATTGGCATGTATGTCGCTCAGCCTGGTCATATCGACCATATCAAGAGAAACAATGCCGGCAGCGTCTACAAGCTTATCGATCAGTACGGGCCAGTCTCCCGAATTGAGCTGTCTAAGCTCAGCCAGCTAGCCCCCGCGAGTATCACCAAAATCACGCGTGAGCTGATTGATGCCCACTTGATAAAAGAAACCCAGTATCAGGAATCCACCTCCCGTGGTCGCCCGGCCATCGGGTTACTGCCCGCCAATGAAGGGTGGCAGT
Above is a window of Photobacterium sp. TY1-4 DNA encoding:
- the queE gene encoding 7-carboxy-7-deazaguanine synthase QueE — protein: MYKINEVFETIQGEGVFTGVPAIFVRLQVCPVGCAWCDTKQTWTAEPQDHTTLDQVMAKTSDSPLWTNLDAQGVVKLLHDQGYTARHVVITGGEPCIYDLQPLTAALEQAGFRCQIETSGTSEVLATENTWVTVSPKINMKAKLPVLPSALMRADEIKHPVGTEKDIAQLDQLLNGVSLKPDVSIALQPISQKARATALCIETCVKRNWRLSIQTHKYLAIA